Proteins from a single region of Methanotorris igneus Kol 5:
- a CDS encoding MJ0307 family thioredoxin: MLIEVFTSPMCPHCPAAKKVVEDVVGKLSCDDIEVKYIDVTEDPGSVDKYSIMAVPTIVVDGEVAFVGAPSKEQFENYLREKLNR; encoded by the coding sequence ATGTTAATTGAAGTCTTTACATCACCAATGTGTCCGCATTGTCCAGCAGCAAAGAAAGTTGTTGAAGATGTTGTGGGTAAATTGAGTTGTGATGATATTGAAGTAAAGTATATTGATGTAACGGAAGACCCTGGTAGCGTAGATAAATACAGTATTATGGCTGTTCCAACTATTGTGGTTGATGGTGAAGTCGCATTTGTTGGAGCTCCTTCCAAGGAACAATTTGAAAATTATCTAAGAGAAAAGTTGAATAGGTGA
- a CDS encoding ferritin, producing MIKENILDALNKQINREFYSAYLYLSMSAYAESIGLKGFAQWLKVQSQEELDHAMKIYDYVIERGGKVKLYSIEEPKSEWSSIIEVFEDGYKHEVSITQSINDIMDLAMSEKDYATVNMLQWFVTEQVEEEASFSEILDKLKLIGDDKRGLFMLDKELGQRTYSP from the coding sequence ATGATTAAAGAAAATATCTTAGATGCTTTAAATAAACAAATAAACAGAGAATTTTATTCCGCATATCTCTACTTATCTATGTCAGCTTATGCAGAATCTATTGGATTGAAGGGTTTTGCTCAATGGCTTAAAGTCCAAAGCCAAGAAGAATTGGATCACGCAATGAAGATATATGATTATGTCATAGAAAGAGGGGGAAAAGTAAAACTATACTCCATAGAAGAACCAAAGAGCGAGTGGTCATCAATTATTGAAGTATTTGAAGATGGATATAAACATGAAGTATCCATAACTCAATCAATAAATGATATCATGGATCTTGCAATGTCTGAAAAGGATTATGCAACAGTAAATATGCTTCAATGGTTTGTAACTGAACAAGTTGAAGAAGAAGCGTCCTTTTCAGAAATTTTGGATAAATTAAAGCTAATTGGAGATGATAAAAGAGGTTTATTCATGCTTGATAAAGAACTTGGACAGAGAACTTACTCTCCTTAA
- a CDS encoding rubredoxin-like domain-containing protein has protein sequence MTWWKCSNCGYLFEADTIPEKCPNCGEKCTFYDVTCYTPECGCQGYDPKLVARKDPRIL, from the coding sequence ATGACATGGTGGAAATGTTCTAACTGCGGATATTTATTTGAGGCAGATACAATCCCTGAAAAATGTCCAAACTGTGGTGAAAAATGTACTTTTTATGATGTGACATGCTATACACCAGAATGTGGATGCCAAGGTTACGATCCAAAATTGGTTGCAAGAAAAGATCCACGTATCCTCTAA